The segment AGTCCCAGGAATGCTTACCGGTCGTCCATATATTTGCAGTGTCCGTACAATGGCAGATATAGAAAAGATTATATGTCCAGTTTTGACTACAATTATTCAAGTTCCAACAGTTTACTCAGTACTTTGACCGCATGGCCTATTGtacaacaacacaacagaatACAATTAGGTCACATGTGGGACCTGGTATTAAATCCGTTTTTTGATAAAATGCAACAGATGTAATAACGTTTATATTTGTACTATTTAACAATTTTCTCATACTCTGAGTAGCAATGGGTAGCATAATTGTTTGGCAAAAATCTACTCGTTAGAGATGAATATTTACTACAGacatgtaatacatgaagcTCATCTTGCCTACCACAATTAGGACAAATTATATCTATGTGATTTACACCACTCTCACACCTTTTCTTGTTTATAGTAAAATCGTGgagtgatattttcattttagagAAAGCTCTTCTCGGGTCTCTATCTTTTAACGATGCAAACAATAAACTCCGATCATTAGACTCCCAGGTATGTCTTCCATCCTCGTCATGTTGTTTCAGGATTAAATAGTTTTGACTACAGTATAATTAGTAAGACGTCTCATACTTACCCTGAACTCAGTGTATACTCAACCGAATTAAAAACTAGGTACTTTAATCCCACAATGAAATTAGTATGTGCATTATTGTGAGAACAGACGCCTATCATACTGTTATCAGGCAGGTAATAATCACAATGATGACTGTTGGAACAAAAGATGTCAGCACCAAGTCACTTCCTGTGGAGGCAGTGGAGACCATAGCACGTCTGCCCATGGGCAGCCTACCTGTCCGAACACTTTAACTGAAAGCTGTGGTCATCGGTAAATAAGTGCTTGATAGGTTCTTGAAAGGTCTTGCTTTGGTTAATCTGCTTCATCTATGTGTCATCTTTGACTCAACGTTTAGCATGGAAAATCACGTCTGTCACATCTGTAAATCTAATGTTTCCACCCAAGGAAGATCCAGACAGATTAGCAGGTACATGGACTCACCATTAGTAAAATACCTCACCCATGTATTTGTGACATCACGTCTGGACTACTTCAACAGTCTACTTTATGGAATACACCAGCAGTACGTGGACAAAATACAGCGTGTTCAAAACACAGCTACCAACCCCATAACACGCACGCATATGTGCACATGTCCTGAAGAGCTTACACTGGCTCCTAATAAAAAAACCAGTGCTGTACTCAAACttcttgtgtttgtttacaagtcCATTGACTTGGTTGCTTGCTCCATTTTATCCCCACGGACTAGTCAGCCTTCACTAGCCTGGAAAGTCACTCAGATCACCTCGTCAGCAAACCATAGATGTTTCATCTGTCCGAACCACAACATATGGGGACAGAACGTTTAGCAGCGTGGATACTGCACTCAAGAACGGACTGCccgaaaatgtcagaaaatgggaaaatgtcaacattttctGATCTTGCCTCAAAACCGTCCTCTTCAACCGAGGATTCGACTAAGCTCACATGAACAGGACTCTGTATTTGtagcgctatacaaatgtctaATTTGACTGATTTGCTTTGATTCTCAAATGGGTTCGATCTGACCTAAGTCTGAGGAACAGGAGTCTCAGCAGTCTTACGTGAGAGGTTGCGGGTCTGAACTGCCAGATGGACCCTGTTGCTGTCATGTTGAACTGTCAGCCCAGGACCATGTAGCGGCATGTTCCACGTAATCCGTAATCCGCACGATGGTGAGGACAGATCCTACGCATGGTCGTTTCGTTCAGGTACACGCGGTGCAAAGTCGATTTCATACCAGTAACAACACTCTGCTAATAGAGGTTGCAATCCCAAATCTGTTACGGAGAGGGTGTATCGCGATTTGTACGCAATATTGGTGTGACATCACGCGGTTTACCCCAAGTACCGGGTAATGTGCAAAGGTGCTCGTATGTAACGAATGCGTCCTCGAACTGTGTATAATCCGATCTCTACAGCCCAGGGTTCATGCAAGCTCCACACCAAACTGTGACCAAATCAGAGCTCAAACATAGCATGTGTTTACAATCCCATTGAACAGGTGATGCTTCTTGAAGCAAGTAAGAGTTGGAGTTGACTTCACATCAAATTTGGAGCTTTCCACTCAACGACAGCATTATATGTAAAGGATCTCCCGCCAAATGACTTGAGTCTAATCCTGGGTACCTTAAGTAGCTTTTGATGACTGGGAGTCTTGTGGGGACATAATCTTCTATTAACTAACATAGATGAGAAGGAGCTGAATCACTGATACACTGTTATGTGTGGGTGAGGATCTTATATTGTATCCGTTCTTTGACCGGCAGTCAGTGGTGATATCTCAGTACTGGAGTGATGTGACAGGACCTTTTTGGACAGTGTGACAATCCTAGCTACTGCGTTCTGGATGTTTTGCAGCCTTCTACATACGGTACCTATATATGTTTCGAAAGTGAAAGTAGCAATTTGACGAGGTCATGGATGTGATAGTGTGATTAGTATAGCTTCACACCCAAGTTCCTAGCATCTGTCGAAAAGCAGATTTCGCCACTGTCGACTGTAATATGACCTACTGTGATATTTAGCAGCCTTTTGTCAGGTCTTACGATCAAAGCGTCTGGCTTATCGCCGTTTAACCTCAGCATGTTGGTGTTCATCCAGGCGCTAACTTTGAATATGCAATTTTCTTACTCCTGACATCAGTGACTGGTCATCAAGAGCGAACGCACAATTTCGAGTAGTCagtataataattatcattgatGGCACAGTTACTAATGGCTTGAGAGACAGGCTTGCTGTAAAGCGTAAATAGTACTGGACCCAGTAACGAACTTTGGAGTCAAAAGAGTTTTGTCACATGATGCAGCTTTAAGGCCACCTctccggtatctgtttctcaGATACGGGCGGAACCAGTCCCAAAACAAGGCCGTCTAAACCACATTCGATATGAAGTCGGTCTATAAGCAAGGCGTGGTCAACATTATCAAATACCGCTGATAAATCTAACAGGAGCAACATGTCCGTCATCCAAACTGGTCCTCAGATCATTTAATACTTTTCTGAGAGCAGTCTTTGTACCGAATCCACTTCTGTTAGCTGACATAAAGGAACTATCACTTTCCTATGAGAGGACTGATGCCTGCAATTTACCATTTTCCTTTACGATGCTATGCAGAATCGCAGAATACTATAAGGGCGGAACTACATAGGTTATCGAAATAATTGAAAGGtcattgtattattttcagATGTTCCTGTGTGTTCAGGATATACTGGACATTGAGACAAAAATGcatactgaaatatttcaggagtgtaaaatatatcagtgttgttttgtttatttgatttcAGAGTGATATAGCCACATTAGCACATTCACATCACTTTACACTACTTCAAACGGAAAGCATTTAAGGTGTACACTGGTTTTGAGAGAATGATCAAGTTAGGACCTTTTCTGTTTAGTGTTATCGTGGTCCACACTGACTAGCTTCCCAATATTTTGTGTACGTTTTCATGGGCGGATCCAGAAGGGGTACAGGTGTGCGCACCCCACCTTTTGTCCTTTAAAAGTTTTGGGGGGCATTTGGAACTCACGTGACAAATATTATTCCGACCCTTTTTGGTACGGTGAAAGTATGTACCGAATAAGAATGTCAAGGTTTCATTGCTTTTTTTTCAGGATTGACATGTTCTACGAAGGAACTCGTGACTTTTACTCCTATTTTCACAAGATCGGCTTCCGGGATCCAAAGGAGGTGTTAGCAACAGCCAAAGCTAAGGGTCTACCCCGTTATCTGCCCATCTTTGACCAGGTTAGATGTACATAGaatgtacgaggggatgtcaatgcGTTTTGAGCCCtgagttttggtatcctactctcagaagttattgaaaagCTCTcactgacagaaagagaccctcctcacggcagtgaaaatgaataaatttgAGTATAGagtagtaattaagtttttagttcttgaaggaaactcggcgaagaacattgaagaaaggctttcagcagtttatgggaagtcttccccttcatctgctaccatcaaacgatgggtcaatgaatttaagcatggtagagaaaatcttgaagatgaccccaacaacaagcactagtcaggaaaacattgacagagtgcatagacttttGATGGAAAATCGTctaatcacactccacgagttagaggagaccacagacatttcacactgatccatcgagacaattctttatgaacatctcgtcatgtctaagatgtgcgcaagatgggtgccaaggatgcttacagatgaaatgaagcaaacaagggtcaccataagcaactccatgctaaccagatacaacaagaatccagaagattttcactttaggctagtaacctgtgatgaaacctggatccaccactatgatccttagagcaaacaagaatccatggaatggaaacatgtcacttctcccaggaccaaaaagttcaaagcctccagatcagtgcagaaggtaatggtgacagtcttctgggatagcaaaggggtcatccacatagattacttaccaaaaggaagaacaatgaatggggaatattacgctaacttgttgaggcaagtgcgacagtcaatcaaggagaagcgccggggcaagatcataCGTGGtattctacatcaagacaatgctccagtacacacctctcacgttgcagccgctgctgtccaggaatgcgggtacgaagtcttgccgcatccccccctactctccagacctggcaccaagcgattaccatctgttcccaaatctcaagaaacacttgcatggtcgtagatttcaggatgataatgagcttattgctgctactgatgcttggtttgaggaccaaaatggcgccttctacagagatggcatcagcgcctggcagaaaagatggaacaagactcacaaggggactatgttgaaaaataaatgtggttcataccaatattttgtgtttttctatgcaaggctcaaaacttattgacatcccctcgtatgatGTTGATGATTGTCCAAATTTCTGATTTTAGAATAAGAGACAGTGAACACTAATAGCCCCAACCTATTGTATTGTTGTGTATTACACAAATACGCTCAAATAGCGTGCATCGAAGAGAAACAAACACCATAGTGATACACTTCCAACACAACactatattttcaaatatatttttttctgagaatACGAGTCGAAATCTCGCTTTAGAACGAGGTACCGCCAACGTATGTATGGTTGGGTCTAAATCAATTGAAATGACACACTTTGAAGTCAATGGAAAGGACATGCCAGCAACTATGGTCAACTATCCAAACTAGGTCCatgtgtcagtgtatcgagGGTCAACACCCGCTGGTGTAAGGTAATACGACATAGGCATTCATTTGTCCAGTGTATCACGTAAAATATACCCATAATTGTTTCCCTAAAGTTCTTCATGAAGCTTGCAGATCAAAAATGAGCCCTTCTCTTAAAAATGCAACATCCACACCACTGACATCTGCTGAATCCTAACGGAAATGatataacataattacatgaaTGTTTCTATACAGGCTCTGAAAAAGAACGGGACAGGGTTTCTAGTGGGCGATTCATTGAGCCTGGCTGATATTGGTCTCATAGAGGTCCTGCTCAGTGTGACGGAATACTTTGGAGAGGAGACACTCTCAGATTACCCTTCACTGAAGGTTAGTGTTCGTTCGTTCTATCGTTCTTTCGTGTGTGCGTGGGtaggtaggtgagtgagtgagttaagtacAATGCCATCTTTTCAGTTACACGTCAGCCTGGTTTCAACACATGTGATCACCATGGTAGTTGTTTGATAGGATAACCTCACAAGAAATCCATTGATATTGTTATCATTGCTGTATGGGACACGTGTCACTATGATAGAATATTGTGTTATGAAGTATCACAAAGGTATGCGTTTATAAGAAATTCAAGGCATTAATTCATTTACTGTATGATATTAGATACGCACAGTGTTACCTGTCGGTTTCCAAAATGAAACAATACGTTATCCGTGAGAATGTACAAGCAAATGAATACATTGTGAAACAACATGAACGAAACGTGGCTCAGACAGATATAGGATAGATGCACTAACTCTCAGACGAAGTTTTATCTACTTTCATATGAACATGAATGTGTGTTATCTTGTCCTTCTACTCCAGTGTTGCATTTCAGGCTTTCAAATCAATGATGGTCTCACAGGAAAGGATTGCTGCTTTTCTGAATGGCCCTCAGAAGAAGGCAGGCAACACTGATGACTATGTCGCAACATGCAGGAGGGTGCTGAAGCTAGACATTTAGGAAACACTTAGCATCTGCAACATCTCGAGTGTCCGGAAGTACAGACTGGCAGGGTGTGCATTTCAAGGTTGTCCAGAAAATATGAATCATGTGTTTGCAAAGAATGCTACCCCTAATTGAGTGTCACACGACTGCCCTCTATAGTCAGATCATCGACTAGCTTAGCTGATTAGATGTAAGAGAGAAGTATTCAAATGAGATGTGACTATGCACTTACACAATTATTTCACATGAAAGCGATACTGTTTTCACAAACACTATTAAAAGACTTTAAACCAATCACCTGGAAGGTGTGTGCATTATCAAGAATCAATAACCACGAGTCCCGAATGGTATTATCTGATTTTTACAAAATGTAGATAGAGTATGGCATAGTACATGATTTTAACTGATACTGTGTAAACAGTTAATTAACAGAATGGCTGCTAGCAAACAATCTGTGCTTCTGGTTTGACATTTTGTCTCATAGTGAagagttgttttgtttgtttatttgtttgggttttttttattattattctatCAAATTATCTCCGTGTATGCGGCATACGTCATGTGTATACTACTGTATATTCAACTTTCAAATCCTAATATTTAGGCTCTGTTATGCTGTAGGTCATATCTAATACATCGCTACATTCATGGAAATTAGAAATACTGCTGTTTGTTCCTGGTTAAGCTTTTTCCAttacattaatatttttaaaatgcttCTTGGTAGAATCTTTATAATTGAAAACCTATATGTATACACGTGACAGAATGGCATCCTCCGTAACAATTCTCAGTAATATCACTAAGTACAAGACAGAAGTATCTATGGCCAGGCCATAACATAGTTTTGTTGACTTTGTAAATGTGCCGAAAATGCTATAGACATTATGAGGATGAGGCGTTCTGAAATACGTcaataaacaaaggaaaataaacaaTACCTTATTCCCAGTATGTTCTATTGTTAGTCGGACTGGTATACCTGCGTGGACATTATGTAACGGGGATGCCTCGACAACAGAAAACCAAGCTCCCTTGAGGCTGTAGTTCGGATTTATTGCTGTAGTTGACTAATAACACAAGTCCGAAACAATGTATATGGATATATAAATCTCCGTCAAAATAACCCGTTTTATCACATTCACTACACATTGTTT is part of the Haliotis asinina isolate JCU_RB_2024 chromosome 6, JCU_Hal_asi_v2, whole genome shotgun sequence genome and harbors:
- the LOC137287409 gene encoding glutathione S-transferase 3-like, with amino-acid sequence MATVRLTYFDGRGLAEGVRFLLSACGIEFTETLLQERQEYEQLLEDGKLMFRQVPMLEIDGMELVQTGAIMRYVARKGGLYGESNEEKSKIDMFYEGTRDFYSYFHKIGFRDPKEVLATAKAKGLPRYLPIFDQALKKNGTGFLVGDSLSLADIGLIEVLLSVTEYFGEETLSDYPSLKAFKSMMVSQERIAAFLNGPQKKAGNTDDYVATCRRVLKLDI